A region of Malaciobacter marinus DNA encodes the following proteins:
- a CDS encoding TolC family protein gives MNNRLLKKLSIIASFSLVVSSSFANDLNLEDLIIIALKNNTNIELSKEQSNIKKEQINKATSTYLPNLSLNASTARKDIEQQGNKIDDDVNSVAVNANQLIYDFGKTTSNIDSSKYSYDESKSDVKATISKTIFQVTSTYYDILNKYQQIEVAKESVKLDELQLNQANEYFKAGVRTKIDVTNAKLRLSNSKLKLIQAKYNLKTTETKLVSLLGKDLGSSINIKFHNKDITTLVRNTEYKNYSLEKLITLGLEKRDEIKKYKAKIQTAKEQKNVASADYLPRIDVDASYTNSQSDKIATQDIEQSSVALNLKWNFFTGLSTVADNKIALSNLSSAKKQLQQQILDIKQEVTSAYLNVKESIDSLNIGLLNVKLATENLSLADERYKAGLNDLIELNDAKLEYTQAKSSLVNIYYAYLTNLANLNYTIGTIHEKI, from the coding sequence ATGAATAATAGATTATTAAAAAAACTATCAATTATTGCTTCTTTTAGCCTAGTTGTTTCATCAAGTTTTGCAAATGATTTAAACCTTGAAGATTTAATAATAATTGCTTTAAAAAACAATACAAATATTGAATTATCAAAAGAACAATCAAATATAAAAAAAGAGCAAATAAACAAAGCTACTTCAACTTATTTACCAAACTTATCACTAAATGCTTCAACAGCAAGGAAAGATATAGAACAACAAGGAAATAAAATAGATGATGATGTGAATAGTGTGGCAGTTAATGCAAATCAATTAATCTATGATTTTGGAAAAACTACAAGTAACATTGACTCATCAAAATATAGTTATGATGAATCAAAAAGTGATGTAAAAGCAACTATTTCAAAAACTATTTTTCAAGTTACCTCTACATATTATGATATTTTAAATAAGTATCAACAAATAGAAGTTGCAAAAGAGTCTGTAAAACTTGATGAGCTACAATTAAATCAAGCAAATGAGTACTTTAAAGCAGGTGTTAGAACAAAAATTGATGTAACAAATGCAAAGCTTAGATTATCAAACTCAAAATTAAAACTTATACAAGCAAAGTACAATTTAAAAACAACAGAAACAAAACTTGTATCACTTTTAGGTAAAGATTTAGGAAGTAGCATAAATATCAAATTTCACAACAAAGATATCACAACACTTGTAAGAAATACAGAATATAAAAACTACTCTTTAGAAAAACTAATAACATTAGGCTTAGAAAAAAGAGATGAAATAAAAAAATACAAAGCAAAAATCCAAACAGCAAAAGAACAAAAAAATGTAGCAAGTGCTGATTATCTTCCAAGAATAGATGTAGATGCTTCATATACAAATAGCCAATCAGATAAAATAGCAACACAAGATATAGAACAATCATCAGTTGCATTAAATCTAAAATGGAACTTCTTTACAGGTCTTTCAACAGTTGCAGATAATAAAATAGCCCTTTCAAATTTAAGTAGCGCAAAAAAACAACTTCAACAACAAATCCTTGATATAAAACAAGAAGTGACATCTGCTTATTTAAATGTAAAAGAGAGCATTGATAGTTTAAATATTGGACTTTTAAATGTAAAACTAGCAACAGAAAATCTAAGCTTAGCTGATGAAAGATATAAAGCAGGATTAAATGACTTAATTGAGTTAAATGATGCAAAACTTGAATACACACAAGCAAAAAGTTCACTTGTAAATATCTACTATGCATACTTAACAAACTTGGCAAACTTAAACTATACAATTGGAACTATACATGAAAAAATATAG
- a CDS encoding efflux RND transporter permease subunit: protein MFSIFFINRPIFAKVISIFIVIVGVIALYLLPIAQFPQITPPTIQVSATYTGGSAQVVETSVTTPIEEQLNGIEGMIYMDSTSSSDGKSTINLYFESGYDLDVAAIDVQNRVSLATPILPDSVKQIGVTTKKKSTSMVQILTVESTNPQHDALFLSNFASINIAEELKRIDGVGDVQNLGERKYSMRIWINPDKLSNLNLSINEIIAAIKEQNTQAALGSIGSSPNSSSNKFQYTLTSKTKLESAKEFEDIIIKQNSDGSKVRIKDIARVELGAENYSWSAKLNNQATALLGIYQLPGANALEVAQEVAKKIDELKQRFPDGVEVNQTYDTTKFVEISIKEVIVTLFEALLLVLFVVYFFLQSFRTTIIPAIAIPVSLIGTFALLLAMDFSINTLTLFGLILAIGIVVDDAIIVVENVESNLEKNPDLSVKEATKIAMKEVFAPVISTTLVLLAVFVPVTFIPGISGALYQQFATTIAFAVIISSINALTLSPALCATLLKRKQKNKQEDKKGIIFEKFDNALESFKKVYKKTLEKLIKFWYIAALVYALLLGATYYAFQTLPTGFIPNEDQGTLVASVSLQAGTTLNKTEDTTEKIVQLIKETKGVRDVISVAGFDLISGALDSSRATVFLVLEDWEKRTTKDTSIDAITNIVNQKANEQIKTASVRVFNMPSIPGISAVGGFEVKLQNLQAINIKDFEKKAKDFIQKLNEHEAIMMAYTSFNSSYPQYYIDINRDKVATLDLKLNEVFSVLQTYLGSLYVNDFNKYGKTYRVFLQADQDYRTEKNSINNFFVKSTKGDIVPLSAIVDIKRTSGVSTITHFNSYQSIAINGVHNVKGGYSSGDAISAIEQIAKETLGSEVGYEFAGMSLQEKEAGNAAMYIFLLSILMVFLFLSAQYESWMMPFMIMLPIPTVMFGALGANMLAGLLNNTYTQIGLVLLIGMSSKNAILIVEFAKDLREQGQSIVEAAINASLLRLRAILMTIFSFLLGILPLVFASGAGAVSRQSLGTAVFGGMVMSTFLTLLLTPVLFVVLQRLREKKGKINE from the coding sequence ATGTTTTCAATATTTTTTATAAACCGTCCTATTTTTGCAAAAGTTATTTCTATTTTTATAGTAATAGTTGGAGTTATTGCTCTTTATTTACTTCCTATTGCTCAATTTCCACAAATCACACCTCCAACAATTCAAGTAAGTGCTACATATACAGGAGGAAGTGCACAAGTTGTTGAAACTTCTGTTACTACACCTATTGAAGAGCAGTTAAATGGTATTGAGGGTATGATTTATATGGATTCAACTTCCTCATCAGATGGAAAATCTACTATAAATTTGTATTTTGAGTCAGGATATGATTTAGATGTTGCAGCTATTGATGTTCAAAATAGAGTATCTCTTGCAACACCTATTTTACCTGATAGTGTAAAACAAATTGGAGTAACAACAAAGAAAAAATCTACTTCAATGGTACAAATCTTAACAGTTGAATCAACAAATCCACAACATGATGCTTTATTTTTGTCAAACTTTGCAAGCATAAATATTGCAGAAGAGTTAAAAAGAATTGATGGAGTGGGAGATGTTCAAAACTTAGGAGAGAGAAAATACTCTATGAGAATTTGGATAAACCCAGATAAACTATCAAACTTAAATCTAAGTATCAATGAAATAATAGCAGCAATTAAAGAGCAAAATACTCAAGCAGCTCTTGGTTCTATTGGTTCAAGTCCAAACTCTTCATCAAATAAATTCCAATATACTCTTACATCGAAAACAAAACTAGAATCAGCAAAAGAGTTTGAAGATATTATTATAAAACAAAATAGTGATGGAAGCAAAGTAAGAATCAAAGACATAGCAAGAGTTGAATTAGGAGCTGAAAACTATAGTTGGTCAGCAAAACTAAACAATCAAGCAACTGCACTTTTAGGTATTTATCAACTTCCAGGTGCAAATGCACTTGAAGTAGCCCAAGAAGTTGCTAAAAAAATAGATGAGTTAAAACAAAGATTCCCAGATGGAGTTGAAGTAAATCAAACATATGATACAACTAAATTTGTGGAAATTTCTATTAAAGAAGTTATTGTAACACTATTTGAAGCTTTACTTTTAGTACTATTTGTAGTTTATTTTTTCTTACAATCATTTAGAACAACAATTATTCCAGCAATTGCTATTCCTGTATCTTTAATAGGTACATTTGCCCTACTTTTAGCAATGGACTTTTCAATTAATACTTTAACTTTATTTGGTCTTATACTTGCTATTGGAATTGTTGTTGATGATGCTATTATTGTTGTTGAAAATGTAGAAAGTAATTTGGAAAAGAATCCTGATTTAAGTGTAAAAGAAGCAACAAAAATAGCGATGAAAGAGGTTTTTGCACCTGTTATTTCAACAACCTTGGTTCTATTAGCTGTATTTGTACCAGTTACATTTATTCCTGGAATTTCTGGTGCTTTATATCAACAATTTGCAACAACAATTGCTTTTGCAGTTATTATATCTTCAATAAATGCACTTACACTTTCACCAGCACTTTGTGCAACACTTTTAAAAAGGAAACAAAAAAATAAACAAGAAGATAAAAAAGGCATTATTTTTGAAAAATTTGACAATGCCCTAGAGAGTTTTAAAAAAGTCTATAAAAAAACTTTAGAAAAACTTATCAAATTTTGGTATATAGCAGCACTTGTGTATGCTTTACTTTTAGGAGCAACTTATTATGCATTTCAGACTCTTCCAACTGGTTTTATACCAAATGAAGACCAAGGTACCCTTGTAGCTTCTGTATCATTACAAGCTGGAACAACTCTAAATAAAACAGAAGATACAACAGAAAAAATTGTGCAACTTATAAAAGAGACAAAAGGTGTAAGAGATGTTATTTCAGTTGCTGGATTTGATTTAATTAGTGGTGCTTTAGACTCTTCTCGTGCTACAGTTTTTTTAGTTTTAGAAGATTGGGAAAAAAGAACAACAAAAGATACATCTATTGATGCAATAACTAATATAGTAAATCAAAAAGCAAATGAGCAAATTAAAACTGCAAGTGTTAGAGTATTTAATATGCCATCAATTCCTGGAATTTCAGCTGTTGGTGGATTTGAAGTAAAACTTCAAAATCTTCAAGCAATAAATATAAAAGATTTTGAGAAAAAAGCAAAAGATTTTATTCAAAAATTAAATGAACACGAAGCTATTATGATGGCATATACTAGTTTTAATAGTAGTTATCCTCAATACTATATTGATATAAATAGAGATAAAGTCGCAACCTTAGACCTAAAACTAAATGAAGTATTTTCAGTACTTCAAACATATCTTGGTTCACTTTATGTAAATGATTTTAATAAATATGGAAAAACATACAGAGTGTTTTTACAAGCAGATCAAGACTATAGAACTGAAAAAAACTCTATCAATAACTTTTTTGTAAAAAGCACAAAAGGAGATATTGTTCCATTAAGTGCAATAGTTGATATAAAAAGAACAAGTGGAGTAAGTACTATTACACACTTTAACTCATATCAAAGTATTGCAATAAATGGTGTTCATAATGTAAAAGGTGGATATAGTTCAGGTGATGCTATAAGTGCAATTGAACAAATTGCAAAAGAGACTTTAGGTAGTGAAGTAGGCTATGAATTTGCAGGTATGAGTTTACAAGAAAAAGAAGCAGGAAATGCAGCAATGTATATTTTCCTTTTATCTATTTTGATGGTATTTTTATTTCTATCAGCTCAATATGAATCTTGGATGATGCCTTTTATGATTATGCTTCCAATTCCAACTGTTATGTTTGGAGCTTTAGGAGCAAATATGCTTGCAGGGCTTTTAAATAATACTTATACCCAAATAGGACTTGTACTTTTAATTGGAATGAGTTCAAAAAATGCAATCTTAATTGTAGAGTTTGCAAAAGATTTAAGAGAACAAGGACAAAGTATAGTAGAAGCTGCTATAAATGCTTCACTATTAAGACTAAGAGCTATATTAATGACTATTTTCTCATTTTTACTTGGTATATTACCTTTAGTTTTTGCAAGTGGCGCAGGTGCAGTTTCAAGACAATCTTTAGGTACAGCAGTATTTGGAGGAATGGTAATGTCAACATTTTTAACACTTCTTTTAACACCTGTACTTTTTGTAGTACTTCAAAGATTAAGAGAGAAAAAAGGAAAAATCAATGAATAA
- a CDS encoding nicotinate phosphoribosyltransferase codes for MNNKNETMLIDFYEFTMANGYFNSELKDKIVYFDLSFRRVPDNGGYAIFAGLESIINYIENIKFSQEDLEYLKSYNLFSDEFINYLEDFKFTGDIYSVKEGTVIFPNEPVLTVRANIVQAQILETFLLLSFNHQSLIATKASRIKNAAKGRTVLEMGARRAHGISSANSGSRAAYIAGIDATSNTLASCLYGIPCSGTMAHSWIQMFESEEEAFRVYAKTYPNNTTLLVDTYDTLRSGIPNAIKVIKEELLPKGIKDFAVRIDSGDLTYLSKESRKMLDEAGLENCKIVVSNALDEILIETLLNQGAPIDIFGVGERLVTAKSNPVFGGVYKLAAIEENEKIIPKIKISDNPVKITTPHFKKLYRIYDKETNKAKADLITVHDEVYDEKEPLTIFDPVHTWKTKTFENYILKDLKLPIYKNGELVYKIPSIEEIKEHTKNELNHLWDEMLRFENPHKYYVDLSQKLWTTKLNLLKKIKQSSSN; via the coding sequence ATGAATAACAAAAATGAAACAATGTTAATAGATTTTTATGAGTTTACAATGGCAAATGGGTATTTTAATTCAGAACTAAAAGATAAAATTGTCTATTTTGATTTATCCTTTAGAAGAGTACCTGACAATGGTGGTTATGCTATATTTGCAGGACTTGAAAGTATTATAAATTATATTGAGAATATAAAATTTTCACAAGAGGATTTAGAGTATTTAAAAAGCTACAATCTTTTTAGTGATGAATTTATCAACTACTTAGAAGATTTTAAATTTACAGGAGATATTTATAGTGTAAAAGAAGGTACTGTAATTTTTCCAAATGAACCTGTTTTAACTGTACGGGCAAATATTGTCCAAGCACAAATATTAGAGACTTTTTTACTTCTTAGCTTTAATCACCAATCTTTAATTGCAACAAAGGCTAGTAGAATTAAAAATGCAGCAAAAGGTAGAACTGTACTAGAGATGGGAGCAAGAAGAGCCCATGGAATTAGTAGTGCAAATAGTGGCTCAAGGGCAGCATATATTGCAGGGATTGATGCTACAAGTAATACTTTGGCTAGTTGTTTATATGGTATTCCATGTAGTGGAACTATGGCTCACTCTTGGATTCAAATGTTTGAAAGTGAAGAAGAAGCTTTTAGAGTTTATGCTAAAACTTATCCAAATAATACAACTTTACTAGTTGACACATATGATACTTTAAGAAGTGGAATACCAAATGCAATAAAAGTAATCAAAGAGGAGTTATTGCCAAAGGGTATCAAAGATTTTGCAGTTCGTATAGACTCAGGAGATTTAACATACTTATCAAAAGAGTCAAGAAAAATGCTAGATGAAGCAGGACTTGAAAACTGTAAGATTGTTGTAAGTAATGCACTTGATGAGATTTTAATTGAAACATTACTAAATCAAGGTGCTCCAATAGATATCTTTGGAGTAGGAGAAAGACTTGTAACAGCAAAAAGCAATCCAGTTTTTGGAGGTGTTTATAAACTTGCTGCAATAGAAGAGAATGAAAAGATTATTCCTAAAATAAAAATAAGTGATAATCCAGTAAAAATAACAACTCCACACTTTAAAAAACTATATAGAATCTATGACAAAGAAACAAACAAAGCAAAAGCTGATTTAATTACTGTGCATGATGAAGTATATGATGAAAAAGAGCCATTGACTATTTTTGATCCTGTGCATACTTGGAAAACAAAAACTTTTGAAAACTATATTTTAAAAGATTTAAAACTACCTATTTATAAAAATGGAGAGTTAGTATATAAAATACCTTCAATAGAAGAAATAAAAGAACATACAAAAAATGAGTTAAATCACTTATGGGATGAGATGTTAAGATTTGAGAATCCTCACAAATATTATGTTGATTTATCCCAAAAACTTTGGACGACAAAGTTAAACTTACTAAAAAAAATAAAACAAAGCTCTTCTAACTAG
- a CDS encoding DUF2062 domain-containing protein, translated as MKKLLPSHEKVKQQKYLKVFGKLLHKTEIWGLSRRKVSTGVFIGVFVACLPMPFQMILACLLAIVLNANLPISFALIFISNPITMPPLFYFEYQIGKLIFQPENPVEFNFDSMYDNFEQIALCLWSGAIILGVISASISMYLISFIWIKTVRKNRKNKGSSS; from the coding sequence TTGAAAAAATTACTACCATCACATGAAAAAGTAAAACAACAAAAATACTTAAAAGTTTTTGGAAAACTTTTGCATAAAACTGAAATTTGGGGATTATCAAGAAGAAAAGTATCAACTGGTGTTTTTATTGGTGTTTTTGTAGCTTGTTTACCCATGCCTTTTCAAATGATTTTAGCTTGTCTTTTAGCAATTGTGTTAAATGCAAATTTACCCATAAGTTTTGCTTTAATATTTATAAGTAATCCTATTACAATGCCACCACTTTTTTATTTTGAGTATCAAATAGGAAAACTAATCTTCCAGCCTGAAAATCCTGTTGAGTTTAACTTTGATTCTATGTACGACAATTTTGAGCAAATAGCTTTGTGTTTATGGAGTGGAGCAATAATATTAGGAGTAATAAGTGCTTCTATATCAATGTACTTAATTAGTTTTATATGGATTAAAACAGTTAGAAAAAATAGAAAAAATAAAGGCTCTTCTAGTTAG
- a CDS encoding outer membrane protein — protein sequence MKNKIILFVLGFSLTASLYAKDSGFYIGGLIGKSKTKDYGKETFTATNIDSGYSQSIEEIDLIYGGLLGYDHYFDNFLIGLEFDGYKVDSDEKRDIQAGGANPWHYTSEINKVTSLKLRLGYLINEENLFYISIGKAKADITRKMYNTNGTTLLKELNDNVDGNLYGLGLEHFLENNLSIQIDFRYIKYDEVSFIVEDKTEYEDLTEKAFTLSFKYKF from the coding sequence ATGAAAAATAAAATTATTTTGTTTGTGTTAGGTTTTAGTTTAACAGCATCCCTTTATGCAAAAGATTCTGGGTTCTACATAGGTGGTTTGATTGGTAAATCTAAAACAAAAGATTATGGAAAAGAGACTTTTACTGCTACAAATATAGATAGTGGTTATAGCCAAAGCATTGAGGAAATTGATTTGATTTATGGTGGATTACTTGGATATGATCATTATTTTGATAATTTCTTAATTGGATTAGAATTTGATGGTTATAAAGTTGATTCAGATGAAAAAAGAGATATTCAAGCAGGAGGTGCAAATCCTTGGCACTACACATCAGAAATTAATAAAGTTACTTCTTTAAAGTTACGGCTGGGGTATTTAATAAATGAAGAAAATTTATTTTATATTTCTATTGGTAAAGCAAAAGCAGATATCACAAGAAAAATGTATAATACTAATGGTACAACATTACTCAAAGAATTAAATGACAATGTAGATGGAAATTTATATGGTCTTGGTCTTGAACATTTTCTAGAGAATAATCTTTCAATTCAAATAGATTTTAGATACATAAAGTATGATGAGGTATCATTTATAGTGGAAGATAAAACAGAATATGAAGATTTAACTGAAAAAGCTTTCACTTTGTCTTTTAAGTATAAATTCTAA
- a CDS encoding transposase — MARRPRIEISGYYHIVNRGVERRVVFYDKDDFEYFLSLLSDCCEKFNITLHNYCLMNNHYHLLIEVKEGNLSKFMRYLNSIYAIYFNKKYKRSGHLWQGRFKSWYVANEAYLYILMRYIEQNPLKAKIVEKIEYYPYSSSYYFYKEEKVPVCLQNSWIIKTYGKNIKEIKDFFTLEIDSADLKELIKASSLVDAPDIDKKVNRGKLIKFFDGIKDKQTRNKYIVKAYEQGYSQYIIAKIIGISQPAVNKIIKRSS, encoded by the coding sequence ATGGCAAGAAGACCTAGAATAGAAATATCAGGATATTATCATATAGTAAATAGAGGAGTAGAAAGAAGAGTTGTTTTTTATGATAAAGATGACTTTGAATATTTTCTAAGTTTATTATCAGATTGTTGCGAAAAGTTTAATATAACTTTGCATAACTACTGTCTAATGAATAATCATTACCATCTACTTATTGAAGTAAAAGAAGGAAACCTTTCAAAATTCATGAGATATCTAAATTCTATATATGCAATATACTTTAATAAAAAGTATAAAAGAAGTGGGCATTTGTGGCAAGGAAGATTTAAATCATGGTATGTGGCAAATGAAGCTTACCTTTATATCCTGATGAGATATATTGAACAAAACCCATTAAAAGCAAAAATAGTTGAAAAAATAGAATATTATCCATATAGTTCAAGTTACTATTTTTATAAAGAAGAAAAAGTTCCTGTATGTTTGCAAAATTCATGGATAATAAAAACATATGGAAAAAATATTAAAGAGATAAAAGACTTTTTTACTTTAGAAATAGATAGTGCAGATTTAAAAGAATTAATAAAAGCTTCAAGTTTAGTAGATGCACCAGATATTGATAAAAAAGTCAATAGAGGCAAATTAATAAAATTTTTTGACGGAATTAAAGATAAGCAAACAAGAAATAAATATATAGTAAAAGCATATGAGCAAGGGTATTCCCAATATATAATTGCTAAAATAATTGGTATATCTCAACCCGCAGTCAATAAAATAATTAAGAGAAGTAGTTGA
- a CDS encoding phospholipase A encodes MKKYSFFVITFFVTTLYGNNIQELYKKASIYEKNGEFKKAMQIYKQLAKKNLKDENSNTEKTSLEETLVKKELLQKEEKFKALRGNFFKRNIDKIKDKETANTIEQLIVKDFGLYTYKTNYLLPVTYDTKNKDGRNQYETKFQLSFEKPLTYNIFGLDETLSFAYTQKSYWQTSRESAPFRESNYQPEVFLTFPYKEENSSLKAYKISLLHESNGQDGEKSRSWNRLYLESFFQFSNLFVIPRVWYRIPEQERNDDNKDIQKYLGYGDLTLFFPYKKHTFELKLRNNLRLSEDNKGAVEFNWTFPLPSFLNLPNSFGYFQVFSGYADSLIDYDEDINKIGIGIAFSR; translated from the coding sequence ATGAAAAAATATAGTTTTTTTGTAATTACATTTTTTGTAACTACACTTTATGGCAATAACATACAAGAACTTTATAAAAAAGCTTCTATTTATGAAAAAAATGGTGAGTTTAAAAAAGCTATGCAAATCTATAAACAACTTGCAAAAAAGAATTTAAAAGATGAAAATTCAAACACTGAAAAAACTTCATTAGAAGAAACATTGGTGAAAAAAGAGCTTTTACAAAAAGAAGAAAAATTCAAAGCTTTAAGAGGTAATTTTTTCAAAAGAAATATTGATAAGATAAAGGATAAAGAGACAGCAAATACAATAGAACAGTTGATTGTCAAAGACTTTGGTCTATATACATATAAAACAAACTATCTACTTCCTGTAACTTATGATACAAAAAATAAAGATGGAAGAAATCAATATGAAACAAAATTTCAATTAAGTTTTGAAAAACCACTAACTTATAATATATTTGGTTTAGATGAAACACTATCTTTTGCATATACACAAAAATCTTATTGGCAAACCTCAAGAGAATCTGCACCCTTTAGAGAATCAAACTATCAACCAGAAGTATTTTTAACATTTCCCTATAAAGAAGAAAACTCATCTTTAAAAGCATATAAAATATCTTTACTTCATGAATCAAATGGGCAAGATGGTGAAAAATCAAGGTCATGGAATAGATTGTATTTAGAGAGTTTCTTTCAGTTTTCCAATCTCTTTGTAATTCCAAGAGTTTGGTATAGAATACCAGAACAAGAAAGAAATGATGACAATAAAGATATTCAAAAATATCTAGGATATGGAGATTTAACCCTATTTTTTCCATACAAAAAACACACATTTGAATTAAAACTAAGAAACAACCTAAGACTTAGTGAAGATAATAAAGGCGCAGTAGAGTTCAACTGGACTTTCCCACTACCAAGCTTTTTAAATCTACCAAATAGCTTTGGATACTTTCAAGTATTTAGTGGATACGCAGATAGCTTGATTGATTATGATGAAGATATAAATAAAATAGGTATAGGTATCGCCTTTTCAAGATAG